One Marasmius oreades isolate 03SP1 chromosome 2, whole genome shotgun sequence DNA segment encodes these proteins:
- a CDS encoding uncharacterized protein (BUSCO:EOG092629U5): MPSSIDSIPPLVPLPATSDSTTSAANKGHALDEDMVDKFATLFSPPTPRASPTGFDSIWKTPAPSSYQHPYPQPPRHERSMSSDSDFGAFVSVAASEDPLASSFADAAPDSYFSLTNTSSSEEFHAFQTAPAATTPSSTTSKTVNANGHGSNPSLSFFEEFAKVAKDANEKNRRVILDEIERESLFSTGARDDANSSEGKGTGGAVEVGDAGTTESSRVHEDSDGWGPPELTQSLIDLDHNFFSTRDRNHRRAKTVAGHPPVSIHPRPPFRSGSHSQSGSPSIPFSRSPTLSTPTVAPPIASTSTNVSSSPSPDLGTLGRSTMTDLSSSYQTLTNISSKWIGGFLSSTPDSPSSFFPSPPTLSSTSKKIKTSVFGGSHRSQSPQEPTHHPPQPHLRSETDPIYHGPSPFAPHVHLLGSISGAPGFIPERGWDKGYSNELREEFETGRRVEGSSEAVPGGLSVGVPQSGPRPSSQPTSQKTAVGIGGWIERKGGGVVELKGRKETTDPVLDVELAEKIRSNLPALSRLPRSWNLLYSLDQHGISLNTLYTNSEAAPQMKTQSSSGFATRIGALVVIKDSGDQLFGVYVGDGVKRGKGYYGSGESFLWKKESLKDQLEVYKWTGKNDYVALCDGEFLSFGGGDGAYGLYVDESLLEGSTARCPTFDNPPLCSRVGMKKGRAVMFECVGLEVWGVGP, from the exons ATGCCATCCTCCATCGACTCAATACCACCACTGGTGCCCCTCCCAGCAACTTCAGACTCGACCACATCTGCCGCGAATAAAGGCCATGCTCTAGATGAAGACATGGTCGACAAATTTGCTACACTTTTTTCACCTCCAACACCACGTGCTTCGCCCACAGGCTTCGACAGTATATGGAAGACACCTGCACCTTCGTCCTATCAACATCCTTATCCACAACCACCCCGCCACGAGCGCTCCATGTCGTCGGATTCTGATTTCGGGGCATTCGTCTCCGTTGCAGCCTCCGAAGATCCATTAGCTTCCTCTTTCGCAGATGCAGCTCCCGATTCCTATTTTTCATTGACGAAtacctcttcctccgagGAATTTCACGCTTTCCAGACTGCTCCCGCCGCCACTACACCatcctccaccacctccaaaaCTGTAAACGCGAATGGCCATGGAAGCAACCCTAGCTTGTCGTTCTTTGAAGAGTTTGCGAAGGTTGCGAAAGATGCGAATGAGAAGAATAGAAGGGTAATTTTGGACGAGATTGAGAGGGAGTCTTTGTTTTCGACGGGTGCTAGGGACGACGCGAATTCGAGTGAGGGAAAAGGCACTGGAGGTGCCGTCGAGGTTGGTGATGCTGGTACCACCGAAAGCAGTCGTGTTCATGAAGATTCGGATGGATGGGGACCTCCAGAATTAACTCAATCACTCATCGACCTCGACCACAACTTCTTTTCTACACGAGACCGGAATCACAGACGCGCGAAGACCGTTGCAGGACATCCGCCTGTTTCTATCCATCCACGTCCTCCGTTCCGTTCAGGATCTCATTCCCAATCCGGTTCACCCTCAATACCATTCTCGAGGTCTCCTACCCTATCGACGCCTACGGTTGCGCCGCCCATTGCGTCTACATCCACTAATGTATCTTCGTCGCCTTCCCCGGACCTTGGAACACTAGGACGTTCGACAATGACAGATCTGTCGTCCTCGTATCAAACGCTTACGAATATCTCGTCCAAGTGGATAGGAGGATTTCTCTCTTCTACTCCTGATTCGCCATCGTCATTCTTCCCTTCACCACCCACGTTATCGTCAACATCGAAAAAGATCAAAACGAGTGTTTTTGGGGGTTCCCATCGTTCGCAATCCCCTCAAGAACCGACCCACCACCCTCCGCAACCCCATCTGCGTTCAGAAACGGATCCAATATATCACGGCCCTTCCCCCTTCGCCCCTCATGTTCACCTACTGGGGAGTATTAGTGGAGCCCCTGGGTTTATCCCTGAAAGAGGGTGGGATAAGGGGTATTCGAACGAGTTGAGGGAGGAGTTTGAGACTGGTAGGAGGGTAGAGGGCAGTTCGGAAGCGGTTCCTGGTGGTCTTAGTGTCGGTGTTCCTCAATCCGGACCTAGGCCATCATCCCAGCCTACCTCCCAGAAGACGGCGGTGGGTATAGGAGGGTGGATTGAGAGAAAGGGTGGGGGTGTCGTGGAGTTGAAGGGGAGGAAGGAGACTACGGATCCTGTATTGGATGTTGAGTTGGCTGAAAAG ATTCGAAGTAACCTCCCGGCTCTCTCGCGCCTCCCCCGATCATGGAATCTCTTATACTCTCTCGACCAGCATGGGATATCCCTGAACACGCTCTACACCAACTCGGAAGCCGCACCACAAATGAAAACCCAATCTTCTTCAGGTTTCGCAACCCGTATAGGCGCACTCGTTGTCATCAAAGACTCAGGTGACCAACTGTTTGGAGTATACGTCGGTGACGGGGTGAAACGGGGAAAAGGGTATTACGGAAGTGGAGAGTCATTTCTCTGGAAGAAGGAAAGTCTGAAGGATCAGTTGGAAGTGTATAAATGGACAGGGAAGAATGATTATGTTGCACTATGTGATGGGGAGTTTTTGTCGTTTGGTGGTGG CGATGGCGCATATGGACTATACGTCGACGAATCCCTCCTTGAAGGATCGACGGCACGATGTCCCACATTCGATAATCCACCTCTGTGTTCCAGGGTTGGTATGAAGAAGGGAAGAGCGGTTATGTTCGAGTGTGTTGGGTTGGAGGTGTGGGGCGTTGGTCCCTAA